TCAGACTCTCCCGTCAGACTACTATTGTCGACTTTAAGATCTGTTCCTGAGAATAGCACAAGATCCGCCGGCGTTTTGTCACCACTTCGCTGTTCATCTGATCAGCCCTCGCGATCGCGTTtccaagaaaagaaagtcgCATACCAAAAGCACTATGTCGCCTTTCACGAGGTCGGCAGCGGCGATAGTGGATATTGTTCCGTCGCGGACAACACGACAAGAAGGCGGGATCATGGCGAGGAAAGATGCCAAAATAGCCTCAGATTTCTGAATCTGGTAAAAGTCGATGGCAGCATTAAGGAACGCTACCAAAATTAGGATGCCGCCCAAGTACGTATTTTGAATGTTAGCCTGCGTTGCAAATTTATCAGAAAGTCAGATAGTTAAGTTTCGAGTTAGAATGAGGGATGACTCACATGGAAGCCAAAACCCAAAAGACCGTATTCTAGTAAACCAGCTATTATTAGTAGAATGTTGAACATTGTGAATAGACGTTCTAGGAACTATACATCTTTCAATGGGATGTTGAAATGTCGTTAAGGAGAAAACAAACCTTTCTGAAAGCGCTCTTTTTCTTAGGAGGCGTCAGGATATTGGGGCCGTCGCGTTTGAGCCTTTCTTTAGCCTCGTCCGACGTGAGACCAAAAGATTGACCTGGGTCCTTGGTATCGAAATTTGTCTTCAACGCTTCGCTCAAGGCGTCAAAGTCGTACTGGTGCTCATTGATGTCGACATGAGCCTCCTcagatttcttttcttgcgGGCGTAAATGGTCGTAACCTGCAGCTGCCAAATCTTTCTCCTCTTGCGTCATCGTTCGCTTCATCTCGACACCTTTCGGGCGTACGCCAGGAGTTATTTTTTCCTCTCGAATGTGATCATCCTCTGGGAATGCCACAGCACGAACGCCGGCCTGGTCACCGTCGAGACGAGCCATGACAGGAGGGGCAGAAGAGGGAATATTGCTGGCAGAGGGATTTTCGCCGTCCATCTTGTTTGTGGGGAAAGACAGAGAACCCACACAGCGGTTTGGGGGGCTTAATATAATTTATAGCCTGAGGAAATCGTCCAATATGTTATCTCCAAGAACTCTAGGCCTTGGGGACGTATGGTCCGGCAACCCGACGCACGAATTTGCTATAACCTATCTGATTGGCCACACGCAATCTGACAAGTGGCAATGGCGACTACGTAGAACTCATGCGATGAGCGAACGGCCAAAAACCCTCAATGAGCACATTTGAatgttctatttttggctTCTCCATAGGGACCGGGGCTCGTCGAACTGGACCTTGGTTCGATAACGTTGAGAATAGGTAGCGGAGAGTTGATTTGAATACACAGATATCTGTTGTAAACAACAAGATTTTTCTGGAATGAACGAAGTCGCCGGTTTTCTATGTATTGAAGCCCAGACACAACGCGGTTGGATGTTTGCGGCCCCCGTAACGAAGCCACAGGTGTGCAGCGAATAGCGAAGACAGAATCATTACAATATGACAGCAAATGAATTGTTATCAGTGCAATTGACTTTGTCGTGGACAATTCCTGAGGTGGCCAAATGTTGAACTTGGTCCAATATAGTCGCCACCAGTCGCCGCTCACTACGGTGGAAATTGTAAGGATGGAAATCTTGCAGCGTGTTTGATGTGCCCGTCGGATTTTTTTCAACGCCGTTTTTTCTGAATGTTGAGAGGCCTTGAAATAATCTAGGAAGTTTGATGATTCACGAGAGAAAGCCACTTAATTCTGTCTGCCATGGAACAAGCCGACGGTTATCGGGTCTGTCACGAGGTGTGCCGTTCACACGAGATTGATGGCATGAAAAAATATAGATAGGGGGCACAGTGAGAACCGCAATTTTAAGCTATCGGATTTGTTATGAGCACACCGTAAAAGTCCTTGTATCTTGTGCCATTGCTGAACGAGTTTTTAGAAACCTCTGAGAAATAGGGATCTAGGCAATTCTTAAATGGCTTTAGGCAAGACAATGAATGCAAGATTGAGAAGGCTTACTGGTATGTTATgtgccccttcctgttcagAGTGGTGGAGCAAGGTCGCATGACAAAATATATGAAGCGCCTAGGCCACCCAGCGCTTCCGACGTAAATTTAACCTATCACATTGACAGTGTCTAGAGGGACCTAAGAACCGAAACCAATGGCATAGCCGCACAAGATTCGTTCTCCGTATCGCGACCTATTCGAGGGTACATTAGTTGAAGGATGGGAAGAAAGCTGCAAAAAACCAGTATGGGACATACTCCAAATGTAACGACCGCGGCGAAAGGCAGAGAAGTGGTGTGTAGTTGATACCCGACGCATCTGGAGTGGCCTGGAGTACGTCAAGGCGGTCTGCCATCGGGACCAACGCTTCACTATGATGTGTGCAGGTAACAAGGGCAATATTTCGTTCGTCGAGGAGTCTGTAAAGTTTGACTTCCTTTACGACATTGAAATTTTATGAAAAGAATGCCGCTTTGGAAGGTGAAATGAATTAACAAGTTGGATGGCGTAAGAATGTTGCAGAAATGATGTTGTTCGACGGGTCAAGCACTGGTTCCAAGGATGAGATACTTGCTCGTAGAGGGAGTGGTTTTGTTACTGAAACCTGGTCTTGAACCTGGTCTTGTGGTTGGAGCGTCCGGGCTGGCGTCTAAGATTTAGGAATATCGAGTGGAAATGGAGGATGAAGAACATATAGAAGTGCTGGAGTCtctgaaaagattaattcaTAATAGAAATTAAAAGTCGAAGTGTAGGCAGAGGCACTGGCATGGCAGTCACTGACGCCAATTCGGCGTGACCATCCAATTAGTAGTAGGCCCGAGGGGTTGGACCAAACCCTACTGACACCGTCGATATGACACTACTCACACGGCGACCATCTAGCGCTAGCGCTTACCAGTCTTTTGGCGTATATGAAAAGAGCATGCTTTGCGTTTATCAGTCTCGGCGATTCACAATTTCTGGGGTAGAATAACTGGTACTTGATCTTTAAATTACCCTCCGATTCCGGGTCCCGTTTACGGAGGTTGCTGGCAGCAAGTGGCATCGTCGCGCCGCGAGTTCCGTAACCATACGTCTAGCTCAGAAGTTTCCAGAGGTTGTCGATGGAGATATCCTGGACGATGTGTTAGAGGTGAGACCATGAGTGTATGGTCCTCGAAGGATAGAATCTGACCGCCATTACTGTAGCTTGCTTCAACAAAAGCGACGGTCCGAGCAATTCACTCTTTTGCGTACTACTGCCTGCAATTTCAATAGTCTGGCATTCCATTGCCACTGTGTGTCGACGGAAGACTTGATAGCTGTGCTTTCACCGAAGAAATTGTCTCATACAGCAGAGACATCGTCAATATCGATGCCACGAAGATGTTGCAACATCCAATACAGTCGGCGCAAGACTTTGATACAAATGAAAGATATCCACATTCAAGTCGAACAGAAGAAACACAAGACATCGTACAACAAAACCAGCTATATTAGCATCCAAGCTCTGCTTTTTTTGCTCGGAAACCCATTGCACAATGCGTTCGCAACAAACTCGAGCCACATGAAATTCTTTAGCCTCCATCTGGACCTGATCTTAGGATTCTGTGTGTTCTCCGTGTCTCTTGATGTGTGTGTCTCTCGTATTTCGACAGAGAATCTGTGGCgcaagaagagaaaaaaaatcaccTCTGGCGTGCACTGGAGGCTTGCCCCTCCCGAATTTCCAAGCCGTGGCCTGCCGACATACTGCTTAGTCACCGATCGCGTCATGACGCGCCTGCAGCCTGACAGCTCTGCAAGCACAAAATTTCTGTGTTCACGATTCCAGTCGTTCCCAGATGTCCGAAAGGTTGCCAACAACCCATCTTGGAAGGAATACAAGGCAATAAAATTGTGCATCAAACTGGTGACCCTCAGGCTGCTTGGCTTGCAAGTTTCAGTCGTTGGCAGGAAAGGTCAAGATTCAACACAAGCGTTGTTTGGTGGACGTAGGATTGACGCATGGATTATCTGCCTCAAGAAATGATGATTGTACAACAAACTGTCGGTGCAAGATACACCGTAGCCTGAATCACGCATCCGTCGAGGAACTCCAGCTCGAGCAAGCAGAAAATGAAACCCCTGTAGAACCCAGCCAACTGATGGTAGAGCAAAATCTCCTCGCTGGATTTTCCAAGGCCGCTGGTGGTCCAGTACAAGCATTGCTGCTGGCGCAATAAAAACATCCGGCTTCAAGGTGGCATAGTCCTGAGGAGAATGATTTGGTAGAGAAATGGAGTGTTGTACCACGAGGATGGTTGTTACTACCATATCCGGGCACCGCTCCCGAATCTCCTGCTTGCCAAATTTACACTGGCACTGCATGGCTGCACGCATCAGAGCTTAATTGTTTTTCTCGCCTTTTTTCACCTTATACTCCATCATTAACAGCGCCCACCATTGCTCCTTTAATCCTATTTCTTCTATCCTTCGCTCGCAACATTATTGTTGCAGTTGCTTTGTATTTTGCTGTGAAATATCGACGCGTCATCTGCCGATTTCCTATATTTCCAATCGTCCTCGTTGGCTAACACAATGCTCCTCACTCACCAAACAATTGAAGACACGTATTTGTCTTCAAAAGGTACTCCAACGCGTCATTTTTACTATTTGTCCTTACGCACAAAGTCTACTTCTATAGACTCCCCCCAATCTTCCTCACCCATCACGAGTCAACTGGAGTTGAGAAGCTCGTTCTCGAGTGATGAGAGTAATGTACACCGTGGAACCTTCTCGGTGAGTTCGTTGTCAGCTCAGTTGAAGTTGGTCGTCTTACGCGTCTCATGACACCCAAGCTATCCTCGCTCCTCGAAATATCCACCTACAAATTCAAACTGTTCATTTTTCGCTGCAAATCGCGATTGTCCCTGCTGCCATTTTGGCCCTCACGCCAAACCTCCTTCTTACCTTGATCCCCACCAATAATTGGCACTACGGCCTAACCACCCCATGTCCACATTTCCTAATGACCATTGCATCCTAATCGTCCACTATGTCTATATACCCCACCGCCGTCGAGTTGTTTTGAAGGACGTATTGCTATCGTACTGCCCCCTCCACCAACCTAATCTACTGTACATACCCGTTGTTGCCGCCACGTTTTCTTGAATGTCACTTTCACGTACTAATACTAGCATGTATCATACTATAACCTCTTGTGAAATATCATTTTGACTTTTGTTGTACAATAGTCTTTGACTCTCGCGTCGCCGCGGAGTAGAAAATTAACACTGCCATGCATCAACACCGGTTGGACATATTGTCATCCCTTGAAGTACACAGATACTTGTTCAATTAACACGAGGCTCGGCGGTAGGTAGAGTTTCATCATGGAAACCCCAAGCAGGTGCTGTGAGAGAAGAGAATTTTAAGGTTCCACCAGCCTGTGGACCACCTCCGTGATGTTCCTGGCTAAATTCACAGGGAAACTATGGCAATTTCAATGGTCTCGTCTCaagatgattttttttgacaGAACGGAAGTCGAGTCACCAGTACAAGCGAACTTTATTTACATTTAACTTGATGACATATAGACACTGGCCATTCGCCGAAGCAGTGAGATCGATCGTCTGTGTATATATAGCAAATTACCGTCTGCTTGTTGAAAATTCTTGGACACCGGAAATTTGTGAACAGGTTGCTGCGCTCAACGGTCTTGAACCATCATGGAAAAACATTTTCTAATTGACCGGTCGTTAACAGGATGGAATCAGATGAAGAAAAACGACGTACACGGACAAGCTATGGAAACATTTTGAACTTTCCAGTGATGATACTCATAGAAAATACATGGAAGTCTCAAGGTTGGGGTGCACTTTCCGGAAAGCCTTTCTCCAGCGCTCCATCGCaatctccttttcttcataGTTCCAATAGGTGTACGCTGACTCTTCATCAAGATCATCCTCTTCTGGATGAAAATGAAGCATTCCATGGGAACATACTAACTGTTGAAACAAATGAATATTGTGTATTGCATCACATTTGACTGTTTCTTACATCGGCATCTTGACGAAAGGTTAGGCACGTTCAATGTCCTCAACACACTGTGTATTTATGATACTTACAATTTACGGGTGTGGGAATTGAGATAGCGCATGTCGCCTTTGCGTAGTTGTGGCAAAGAGAATACGAAAGCTCTTGTAGACTGAAGGCAGGAAAAAATTATCGACCAGACCGGCAGAGGCCACTAATCTTAGACTTACGGTTGCATGTCGTAATGCCAATTCTCGTCATGGAGGATGCTATAGTGACGGGAGCGGGAAGCTTTGGGATGTTCTTCGATCAACAAATGAAAGAGACACAAATATGAGCCCACTCACCGTTTTGCCTTTGCCAATCTTTCTTGGATGAATGGCTCTGTAAATAGAAATTGGGCACAGCAGGATTTGTTACTCCGCTGTCGACTACAGTCCCAGCAAACGTATATCCATCTTTTACTTCTCTATAACCATAAATGAGTTGAAGGCGTGACCTCGCCATAAGCGATATGTTGCTTTACCTTTTATCTGTGCAGAAAAATGTGTGATGACTTGGTTCAAACCATGCTTCAATTAGCCAATGTTAAAAGAAGATGCTAACGTATCTCACCGCTTTCCTACGACAATATATGTCAAAAGAGGGAAGGGAGTTTTATCCCGCGATATTTCATACTTTTTCCACAGCTTTGAGAATGCGCTTTTGATGTCGGATATTTCGCGCAGAGCTAATGATTTGAACTGGGTTTCGGAAATACCGTCCCTGTAGAATATCAAACGTTTAGGCGGTCCTTTCCACTTACGGCCAAAAGTGTCGATCGCTTGAAAAACGTAATCCTGTAGATCCATGATACGATCCACTCCAGGAACTTGTATTCCAGGCAAGGCTGCATACTGTGTAGCAGTGTCGTCGAGAGAATAGACGACCCCAGTAAACGATGGTCTTCTCACACTGTGCTCTGGATGCCTAACGCCCGCGCCTGTCACGAAGGCAGCAGATTAGTATCATCAAGCATGTTAAAGGCCTCTTTACATACCCATGATGATGAAACGGTCCGTTTTGAGTTGCTGCATGACTTGCGAATCACTGTAGAAGTTGGTTCCTCCGAGGCGGGCATTTAATCTAAGATTTTGATAGTAGGATCAAATAAGATACTATGGTAATAAAATGATTAACATACTTGAGAGCAACATTATTATAGTATTGACTGATGTTATTTGGGCGGCTTTGCCTGGTTGGTAACCTACCTTCCTGGAGGCATTGAGTTAACACCCCTACGAACAAGTCATTATCAGTATGCGGTCATAGTAGAGTGCCATCCAAGTTACCTAGGGTTATATCACCCCACCACTTAACTCGACGTCTGATTGGTGCAGCCCTGCTGAGTCCTGGCAAGATAACAACGACCATCAATTCCCGTAGGTACTGGCTATAGGTGATTGGAGGCTTTTGACCCTCTGCGAGTCCAAACACTTGTATGTCATAATATTTTTTGATAGCATCAGACATTGTCTAGCAGTATTGAGATGTAGTGGATTTCGAAGATGTATCAATTGAGAAGAACTTACAAACTCGACATCATCGGAAATTTTAGCTGGTACCATAAATGGCGATTCATTGACATCTGAGGGACCCAAGTTGGTAACACTTCTGATACTTAAACAACTGTTCATGACATTCCCATTCCTAAGCAATATCGTTAGGAGTAATACGTGTGAATATCATtatcaaacaaaaaacacTTGCCAAGTCTTGTACAGGACTCAACGATACAGGATTTATGACGTCTGAGGTCATGAAATATTATcgatttctttgtttctgtGGCGAATGAGATAATCACCCAATATTTCATAGCCACAGGGTTAGTAAACCCTTGTTGCAAGGTATTCCAAGCACCATTCTTGAATGTCTGCTGCGGCGTAAGACATATTCTTTGTGAGGGACAGTGATCATAACCTACCAAATGAGGATCAGTCGGGTTGAAGACGATCCGAGGAGGGAGCAGTAATTTAGCACTGATTGTGATGGGACTAGGGCTAATCTTCATTCCTGCTTCTAAAATAAATTTCGAATGAATAGATAGTTGTACCTATCGACAGGTAAAACAACACTATTCCAGAAATAAAATATAAGTAAAGATCCATACCGCATCTTTGATCTTGCACATCTTGGAACTCGGAGGTACGACTGCCTTCCTCGTAAACTTTGTAGTCAGGTCATAAGGAAGCCTGTTTTTAAAGAGTTGCCCAGGTTCAACTTCGCAAAGCTCCAGTGGAACTACATCATTTGACTGAAGGCGAACACCAATATTCTTAGGATTGCGTAATTGTGTGTAGACATCTTGCTAAAAAAAATCCAGGTCAGCACACAAACCACATGCATAAACTATAGATACAACAGCAACCGTCGGTTCCAACTCATTTTCGTGCAAAAAATATTCTCCAGCAGTTGGGACCAGTCCTCGAATTGACTTAGGCCGTGATCTTGTGCCATCAATTCTTTGGTACGTTATCAGAATTGGGCGGAGAAACTTCTGTAGTGTTTTGAACTCAGGCTCTCGCTCGTGTAGATTGAGCCCACGGATATCATGAATTTTAAGCTTATCCATACATATATTTTCAGGAATATCACGGAAGAGATTCGTCAGCTTGCATTATATCAAATATAATTTTTGCGACTAACGCTAGTCCAACAGAAGTCTGCATTACGATTATCAATCTACCATGTGCAGGTCTAACTGTTCTGTACCATTTTATAAATaggaaaaaaaacaaattcaTCGAGAATAAGACATACTGAATTATTCCATCCCAAACCTCTAAACCACTACCCTCAAGTTTAAGCCCGTTCGTCGAATTGAAGGAAGTCCATGTTTTGCGAGTTCTGTACCTATATAAAGGTTTTGACAACCCTAGTAATTTTAAGCATGGCGCCAGGAAGACCTACAAATTTTGACCCTGTTGTATAAGCAATTGAACCAAATTCAAAGCAGCTAACGCTCTTGGAGTTCTCGTTTTCTCCTGAATGAGGTCGTAGACGTGCCTAATGTCCCCAAAATTTAGTGCGTCAAAGATGAATGGGCATAACCCCTAACCTTGGGTCTATTTGTTCTGCAGAGGTCAGAGAGAATTTGATCTTGATTATTCCTATTCCAGCAGCATGAAGGGGTTTCCATGATTTCATGCTAATGAAATACTGAGAATACCAGCTCAGAGTTAGACAGAGGGTCGTTTGAGCGAAAACGTACGGCCCCATTTTCATTCTTCGCGTGTGGGAGTAGCCTAGAGGCATACGCAGTTGCCTGTCCGTCATATAAAATTGGAGGGGTGAAAATCTCTGGCGCAACAATGGTTTGCAAATGTTGCATCAATCTTATTCTGTAGGTCCGGAGGGCGGGAGGGTCGAATTCTGCGAGTTCTCCAATAGTAAGCCAACCTAATAATCGCGCCGCAGACCCTGCACGTCGTAAAAAAGGGGGCTTACCCACTTATTAAtaaaagaggagaaaaaataTCAGGAGCTTTCTCAACAAAGACTTTTAGACACTCTCAAGCACTCATGGCTCACCGTGGTACATGTGATACCTTCCAGTCGGTAGTTGCGTGATTTCGAACGCGTTTGCTGTAAGCCAGATTGGAGTGTATCCAGCGGGAGATCCTGAACTGTCTTGACGTGTCTCCGCCATATTGAACAGTTGTCAACTTTGAAGGAAGGGACGCTTTGGAAAATATTCTTTGCTAGCAGACAGCAGTTGGACAACAGTAAGCGAAAAACAAGAGAGTACACTCACGGGAGCAAAAGTGTTTATACCCTTTTGATCGTGGGAACGTTTGTCCATCAGTGAGATTCGGCACTAAGAAATGGGTGGTATCAAAGTATCATGTAAAGGGCggatttcttttttcaaaaatgtcCTTTCGCAGAGATACATCCATCTTCTTACATATCAAGGGTATTACTCCATTCAACGAACCAAATCATGTTATCGATCCAGCGTAGTGCAAGCGACCTCGTCCAGACGACAATGACTAACTGCAGAGAAAATGACTCTCATTACAGAGAACCGGAGACTGCTCATAGGTACTTAATGATTGATTTATATTTTACGGTTACCATTTTTTATATGCAATTATTTCAATAGTTGACTTCGGGGTCAATGTGAGAACAGCGGGACTTAGAATGATTGTGTCGCCGTACCTATGCCTCGTCGCTATAAAGGTATCGTTAACGGCGATGGAATTATGATCAAAAGACGTCTTACTATGATCGACAAGGAAAAGAGTGTTATCGAAGATATTCCTCAGAGAAAATACATTGACTTTAGGAGATTGGGATGAACTTCTTTGAAAGTCCCTTTCCATCGATTCATGTCTATGGAACTGTTTGACGTGCCGCTAGAACTTGACTGATTATCGTCGAACCGCAGGTCCATATCATCAGGATTGATGTGAAACATGCCACGAGAGCAGACCAGCTGAGAGATGAATTAATTATGGGTACATGAATAGACATACAAAGGATCCCTTACATCGGCATCtacaaaatcaaatcagtTGACTTATCAATCAATTAAACGACTAGAACGTACAATATACCGGGGCGGGTATTGAAACCGAGCGAGTAGCTCTCGCATAATTATGGCATAATTTATATGAAAGTTTGTGGATTCTGAGAGATACGATGAGAAATTCATCTCCCGTGAGTAGAGGAATTAAGTTACTCTGGCATGTTGAAATTCCAATTTTCATCGACAAGAACAGTATAATGACTGGAGCGCGATGCTTGAGTATGGGACTCAGTTAAAAATTTGTGCTGAAAAGTAAGCAAGATATACGCACTGCCTTGAATTGCGGCATGACTTTGGAGATAAAAATCGTGCACCGATGGATGGGTGATCCCACTATCAATTAAAGAGCCTGGAAATGCATTTCGAACCTCGCCATTTctggagaaaaaaaaggtaaCAGATGAGAAATGAATACATTATGCGGGGAATATCACCAAGTTA
This Psilocybe cubensis strain MGC-MH-2018 chromosome 3, whole genome shotgun sequence DNA region includes the following protein-coding sequences:
- a CDS encoding Protein argonaute-2 is translated as MAETRQDSSGSPAGYTPIWLTANAFEITQLPTGRYHMYHVGKPPFLRRAGSAARLLGWLTIGELAEFDPPALRTYRIRLMQHLQTIVAPEIFTPPILYDGQATAYASRLLPHAKNENGAYFISMKSWKPLHAAGIGIIKIKFSLTSAEQIDPRHVYDLIQEKTRTPRALAALNLVQLLIQQGQNLYRTRKTWTSFNSTNGLKLEGSGLEVWDGIIQTVRPAHGRLIIVMQTSVGLAIDGTRSRPKSIRGLVPTAGEYFLHENELEPTVAQDVYTQLRNPKNIGVRLQSNDVVPLELCEVEPGQLFKNRLPYDLTTKFTRKAVVPPSSKMCKIKDAVQLSIHSKFILEAGMKISPSPITISAKLLLPPRIVFNPTDPHLTFKNGAWNTLQQGFTNPVAMKYWVIISFATETKKSIIFHDLRRHKSCIVESCTRLGKNGNVMNSCLSIRSVTNLGPSDVNESPFMVPAKISDDVEFTMSDAIKKYYDIQVFGLAEGQKPPITYSQYLRELMVVVILPGLSRAAPIRRRVKWWGDITLGVLTQCLQEGRLPTRQSRPNNISQYYNNVALKLNARLGGTNFYSDSQVMQQLKTDRFIIMGAGVRHPEHSVRRPSFTGVVYSLDDTATQYAALPGIQVPGVDRIMDLQDYVFQAIDTFGRKWKGPPKRLIFYRDGISETQFKSLALREISDIKSAFSKLWKKYEISRDKTPFPLLTYIVVGKREVKDGYTFAGTVVDSGVTNPAVPNFYLQSHSSKKDWQRQNASRSRHYSILHDENWHYDMQPLQELSYSLCHNYAKATCAISIPTPVNYADLVCSHGMLHFHPEEDDLDEESAYTYWNYEEKEIAMERWRKAFRKVHPNLETSIQEHHGGGPQAGGTLKFSSLTAPAWGFHDETLPTAEPRVN